ACGACTCGCTGTGCCGAATCAGGATCGGGGCGTAGCGTGCGCCAGCGTCGCGCGCAACGCCCGCCAGCTGCCCGCGGCCGCGTCCCGGGCCGAGACCACCGTCACCGGGTGCGGCCACGCGATGGCCAGGTCCGGGTCGTCGTGCGCCACCGCGAGGTCTTCGGCCGGATCGTGCGGACGGTCGATGCGGTAGCACACGTCGGCGACCTCGGTGAGCGCCTGGAAGCCGTGCAGGAACCCCGGCGGTACATACAGGTGCCGGAAGTCGTTGTCGTCCAACAGGAACGCTTGCTGCTGCCCGAAAGTCGGGGACTGCGGGCGGATATCGACCAGTACGTCGTGCACGGCGCCGTGCGCGCAGCGCACCAGCTTGGCCTCGCCGCGCCCGGCGCGGCCGTGCAGGCCACGGATCACGCCGCGTGCCGAGCGGGACTGCGAATCCTGGACGAACGTCGCGGCCTTCCCCGGCGTGCCCAGGTGGTCGTCGAATTCGACGGCGTCGAAGGTCCGGGTGAACAGGCCCCGCTCGTCCCGGAACGGCTCCGGGACGAGCACCAGGACGTCGGCGAGGTCACTCCGCTCGATGCGCACCAGGCCATGGTGCCCGACGAGACCCGCGGCGCGCCATCGCGCGGGCCGATTCGCCCGCCTGCCGGGGAACCGCGATGAACGAGTGCCGCGCGTGCGCGGATATCCGACTGCGCCGGGTGCTGGACCTGGGCCGTATGCCCGCCGCCGATCACTTCCCCCGTGCCGACGCACCGGTGCGGCCGGACGAGGCGGCGCATCCGCTCGCGATGCAGCTGTGCCTTGGCTGCGGCCTCGCCCAGCTCGCCGCGGACGATACGCGAACCGCCGAACCGCGCGGGGTGGAGCCGCAGGCGCTGCGAGACCAGGCGGCCGCGGCGGTCGCCCGGGTCCGGGCGGACGGCTGGCTGCGCGGTGCGACGGTGCGTGAGTTCGGCAGCCCGCACGGCGGCAGCTGGCTGCCGCATCTGACGGCGCACGGCTTCGAGACGGTCGCGGACACGGCCGATGTGGTGCTCGATTGCTTCGGCCTCATGCACGAGGCCGACCAGCACGGTGCCTTCGTCGAACGCGCGAAAGCCACTGCGCCGGACGGGGTGCTGCTCGTGCAGTTCCACTCGCTGCACACGATCGTCCGGCAGCACCAGTGGAATGCCCTGCGCCACGGCCACTTCGCCTACTACTCGCTGACCGCGCTGCACGAGCTGCTGCGCCGCGCGGGGATGAGTGTCGCCACGGCCTGGGAATTCGCGCTGTACGGCGGCACCGTACTGGTGGCGGCCGTACACGGCGTGCGTGCGCCGGACGCCACGGTGCGCAGCATTCTCGACGCGGAGGCCGGGATCACCGATCCCGAGGTGGTCGGCGGACTGCAGTCGGCGGCCGATGCGCACGCACGAGCGCTGCGCCGTCGCCTCACGGCCGAAATCGACGCGGGCCGTTCCGTTTACGCCTACGGTGCGGCCTCGCGCGCGGTGGCGCTGTTCGCCCTGGCCGGGATCCATCGCGGCCTGGTGCGGGCGGTCGCCGACGCTTCGCCCGCCAAACAGGGCAGCCGGATGCCGGGTACCGACGTGCCGATCATCTCGCCGGCGCAACTGGTGCGGGCCGCGCCCGACCGGGTGCTGCTGACCCTGCCGGATCTGCAGCCCGAGCTGGAGGCCCGTTTCCCGGCCTTGGCCGGCCGCTGGATCGGCGCCGAATACGCCCCGACGAATGAGGAAACCGAGTGATGACCGAGCTGTCCGTCTGCGTGCCCGCCTACAACGCGGGCCGAACCCTGGCGGCGACCATGCGGTCGATCCTGGCGCAGGACGTGGAGTGCGAACTCGTCGTGCTCGACAACGCGAGCACGGACGAAACACCCACTATCGCAAGGTCGTTCGACGACGCGCGGGTTCGGGTGTTCCGCAACGAGCGGGTGCTGCCGATCGGCGCCAACTGGAACGCCACCATCCAGCACGCCACCGGGCGGCTGGTGAAGGTGGTCTGCGCCGACGACGTGCTGCTGCCTGGGTCGCTCGCGGCCCAGCTGGCGGTCATGGCCGATCCGGCGATCTCGATCAGTTCGGCCAAGTTCCAGGTGATCGACGAGGGCGGCGCGGTCCTCGAGACGGGACTCGGATTGCCCGGCTTGCTGGGCCCGCATCCGGCGGGGCCGGTCCTGCGCACGATCGTGCGGGCGGGCCCGGCCGAATTCGGCCCGACGGCCGCGGCGATGTTCCGGCGGGCGCACTTCGATCAGGTCGGCGGCCTGCGCGGCGATCTGGTATTCCCGATGGACGTCGATCTGTTCGGCCGGATCGCCGCGCTGGGTCACTTCTTCGGGATGCCGGGAGTGCTTGCCGCATGGCGTAATTCGACATTCAACCTGTGCAGCCAGACCTCGACGGTGAGCAAACTGGTGGAGTTGTTCCGCTTCCATCACCGGATCGCGGGCGAGTATCCGCAGCACGTCGGCCACCGGGACGTGCTGGCCGCCGACGGTCGGCTGCTGCGGACCGCCCTGCATCGGGCGAATGTGCGTGCGCGGGCGGTGACCGGGGACCTGGCGGCCCGCGCGCGAAGGACGCGGACATGACCGCGCGCGCCGATCCGATGACGGTGCATATGACCGGTGCCGAGTGGTTCGGCTCCGCGGCGGGCGGACTCAACCGGTACTTCACCGAACTGTTCGGTGCGTTGCGACGGCATCCGGATACCGAGGTGTCGGCGGCCGCCTTCGGCGATCCGCCCGCAGGCGGACGGTCATGGGGCGGGCTCGGCGGCTCCACGCTGCACCGTGCGAGCCGCTCGGTCGCCGCGCGTCCGGCCCCGCGCCGTCCCGCTGTGCTCGACCGGCATTTCTGTTTGTACGGGCCGCCGGTGGTCGGTCGCGCCCGCGGTCCGCGACTCGTCGTGCACTTCCACGGTCCGTGGGCCGCGGAGAGCCGGCTCGCGGGCGCGTCCGAATTCACCGCGCGGGCAAAGTATCTCGTGGAGCGGATGCGCTATGCGGGTGCCGAGCGCTTCGTGGTGCTGTCCGAGCAGTTCCGGCAGGTGCTGGTGTCCGACTATCGGGTGTCCGCCGAACGCGTCGAGGTCATCGCTCCCGGTGTCGATCTCGGCAGATTCGGGGTGGCGCCGCGTCGGGGCTCGGCCGAAGCGCCTGTCGTGCTGTGCATTCGGCGGCTGGAACGCCGGATGGGCATCGACCGGTTGATTCGGGCCTGGCCCGCGGTGCTGTCCGCGCGCCCCGGCACGCGGTTGGTGATCGTCGGAACCGGTAGCGCCGAGCGGGAATTGCGGGAGCAAGTGGTGTCGAGTGGTCTGCAGCGCTCGGTCACGTTTACCGGGCATCTCTCCGACGATCAGCTGGCGGCCCAGTACGAACAAGCGCACTGCACCGTAGTGCCATCGGTCGCACTCGAAGGCTTCGGACTGATCGCCCTCGAATCCCTGGCCTGCGGGCGCGCCCCGATCGTCACCGACTGCGGCGGTCTGCCCGACGCGGTACGCGGGCTCGATCCGTCGTTGATCGTGGCGGCGGGCGATGTCGAGGCGCTCGCGGCGCGTATCGTCGCCGCCCTCGCGGGTGCGGTGCCCACGCCGCAACGCTGTCGCGCGCACGCGGAGTCGTTCTCCTGGACGGTGGCCGCCGCCCGGCATCACGCGCTGTACACGGAGCTACGCGGATGATCCGGGCGCTGTTCCTCGCACACACCGCGGCACCGTCGGGGGCCGAACTCGCCACCATGCGGTTGCTGTCCGCACTGAGCGAGCGCACCGCCGTCGAACCGGTGATGCTGTTCACCGAGAACGGTCCCATGGTGCGCCGGGTCCGGTCCCGCGGCATCCGGACCCTGGTGCTGCCCAACGGGTTCGACAGCCGATCGCTGACGATCGATGCGGCAGGCCTGCGCAGGGTGCTCGTCGGTGCGCTCGCTCTGATCCGCTTGGGGCACAGGCTCGGTACGAAAACCCGGCGGCTCGACGTACAGGTGCTGGTCGCCGGGAGCACGAAGGCCATGCTGATGGGTGCCGTCGCGGCGCGGCGCGCCCGCGTCCCCCTGATCTGGTCGGTGCACGACCGGGTTTCGAGCGAATATTTCGGCCGGTGGCTGGCCTGGGGTATTCGCCTGCTCGGCTGGGCGGTCAGCGACGGATACCTGGTGAACAGCCGCTCGACCGCGAGTTCGCTGATCACCTGGCGCAGGCCCGTGGCGGTGGTGTACCCCGGCATCGAACCCGATCCGGCGCCGCCGGCCGAACGGGCACCGCAGCGCGCACCCGCCGAGGTGGTGGTCGCGATGGTCGGCCGCCTGACACCGTGGAAGGGGCAGGACGTCCTGCTGCGGGCGCTGGCGGAAGTGAAAGTGCCGCCGCGCCAAGTATTCCTGATCGGCGGCACGCTGTTCGACGAGGAGCCCTATCGGCGCGAACTGGAACGCGCGGCGCGCGAACTACGGTTGCCCGTGACCTTCACCGGGCATGTGGACGATCCGCGAAACCACCTGCGCCAGGCCGACATTCTGGTGCACTGCTCGGTGCTGGCCGAGCCGTTCGGACAGGTCGTCGTGGAGGGATTGCAGGCAGGCTGCGCGGTGATCGCCTCCCGGCCCGGCGGCCCCGCCGAGATCATCGAACCCGGCGTGAACGGCGTCCTGGTCGAGGGCGGTGACACCGCCCAGCTCACCTCCGCGCTGGACCTGCTGATGACCGATCCCGCGCTGCGCACCAAGCTCGCGGCCGCGGGCGTGCTGCGCGCCCGCGAGTTCGACATCGTCGAATCCGCCCATGTCGCAGCGGATTTCCTGACCACCGTGGCGCGGGTGCGCCATGGCTGAGACCGGTACCGCCACCCGACCTTCGCCGCGCCGCCGGCGCGGGACGGCCGTGCTGCTGCGCGACATAGGTTTCGTCAGCTTCGGCAAGTACGGGCAGTACCTGATCACGGTGGTGACCCTGCCGATCATCGCCAGGGTGCTCGGCGCCGAAGGGCTCGGCCTGCTGGCGATCGGCATGTCGGCCTATTTCATCGGCTCGCTGGTGGTGGATCTGGGGATCACATCCTTCCTGGCCGCCAGGGTGCACGAAAGGCACACGGACACACAGCGAATCGGGCAGCTACGGGGCGACTACCTGGCGATCAGGTTGACGATTCTCGGTGGTCTCGGCGCACTGCTCACGCTC
This genomic stretch from Nocardia brasiliensis ATCC 700358 harbors:
- a CDS encoding glycosyltransferase family 4 protein, with product MIRALFLAHTAAPSGAELATMRLLSALSERTAVEPVMLFTENGPMVRRVRSRGIRTLVLPNGFDSRSLTIDAAGLRRVLVGALALIRLGHRLGTKTRRLDVQVLVAGSTKAMLMGAVAARRARVPLIWSVHDRVSSEYFGRWLAWGIRLLGWAVSDGYLVNSRSTASSLITWRRPVAVVYPGIEPDPAPPAERAPQRAPAEVVVAMVGRLTPWKGQDVLLRALAEVKVPPRQVFLIGGTLFDEEPYRRELERAARELRLPVTFTGHVDDPRNHLRQADILVHCSVLAEPFGQVVVEGLQAGCAVIASRPGGPAEIIEPGVNGVLVEGGDTAQLTSALDLLMTDPALRTKLAAAGVLRAREFDIVESAHVAADFLTTVARVRHG
- the rfbC gene encoding dTDP-4-dehydrorhamnose 3,5-epimerase is translated as MRIERSDLADVLVLVPEPFRDERGLFTRTFDAVEFDDHLGTPGKAATFVQDSQSRSARGVIRGLHGRAGRGEAKLVRCAHGAVHDVLVDIRPQSPTFGQQQAFLLDDNDFRHLYVPPGFLHGFQALTEVADVCYRIDRPHDPAEDLAVAHDDPDLAIAWPHPVTVVSARDAAAGSWRALRATLAHATPRS
- a CDS encoding methyltransferase domain-containing protein produces the protein MNECRACADIRLRRVLDLGRMPAADHFPRADAPVRPDEAAHPLAMQLCLGCGLAQLAADDTRTAEPRGVEPQALRDQAAAAVARVRADGWLRGATVREFGSPHGGSWLPHLTAHGFETVADTADVVLDCFGLMHEADQHGAFVERAKATAPDGVLLVQFHSLHTIVRQHQWNALRHGHFAYYSLTALHELLRRAGMSVATAWEFALYGGTVLVAAVHGVRAPDATVRSILDAEAGITDPEVVGGLQSAADAHARALRRRLTAEIDAGRSVYAYGAASRAVALFALAGIHRGLVRAVADASPAKQGSRMPGTDVPIISPAQLVRAAPDRVLLTLPDLQPELEARFPALAGRWIGAEYAPTNEETE
- a CDS encoding glycosyltransferase family 2 protein, coding for MTELSVCVPAYNAGRTLAATMRSILAQDVECELVVLDNASTDETPTIARSFDDARVRVFRNERVLPIGANWNATIQHATGRLVKVVCADDVLLPGSLAAQLAVMADPAISISSAKFQVIDEGGAVLETGLGLPGLLGPHPAGPVLRTIVRAGPAEFGPTAAAMFRRAHFDQVGGLRGDLVFPMDVDLFGRIAALGHFFGMPGVLAAWRNSTFNLCSQTSTVSKLVELFRFHHRIAGEYPQHVGHRDVLAADGRLLRTALHRANVRARAVTGDLAARARRTRT
- a CDS encoding glycosyltransferase family 4 protein, with the translated sequence MTGAEWFGSAAGGLNRYFTELFGALRRHPDTEVSAAAFGDPPAGGRSWGGLGGSTLHRASRSVAARPAPRRPAVLDRHFCLYGPPVVGRARGPRLVVHFHGPWAAESRLAGASEFTARAKYLVERMRYAGAERFVVLSEQFRQVLVSDYRVSAERVEVIAPGVDLGRFGVAPRRGSAEAPVVLCIRRLERRMGIDRLIRAWPAVLSARPGTRLVIVGTGSAERELREQVVSSGLQRSVTFTGHLSDDQLAAQYEQAHCTVVPSVALEGFGLIALESLACGRAPIVTDCGGLPDAVRGLDPSLIVAAGDVEALAARIVAALAGAVPTPQRCRAHAESFSWTVAAARHHALYTELRG